The Agromyces hippuratus genome has a window encoding:
- the argC gene encoding N-acetyl-gamma-glutamyl-phosphate reductase translates to MTFTVAVSGASGYAGGEILRLLADHPDFDVRTVTAHSNAGQPLIAVQPHLRSYTHLTLKDTTAENLAGHDIVFLALPHGASGAIAAQLPAETLVIDCGADHRLESKADWAAFYGGDFHGAWTYGVPELPRLSGTQRDRLAKTKRIAAPGCNASTVALSLAPGIRAGVIEASDVVSVLAVGPSGAGKSLKAHLLGSELLGSANPYSVGGVHRHIPEIQQALRWAGGGNPTISFTPVIVPMSRGILATSTARIVPGTDAATVRAAWEDAYAGERFVQLLPEGQFPRTADVLGANTALLGLQIDENSGRVVVVAAVDNLVKGTAGAAIQSANIALGLTESTGLPVNGVAP, encoded by the coding sequence ATGACGTTCACCGTCGCCGTTTCCGGCGCGTCCGGCTATGCCGGAGGCGAGATCCTTCGCCTCCTCGCCGATCATCCCGATTTCGACGTGCGCACCGTGACCGCGCACTCCAACGCCGGCCAGCCGCTCATCGCGGTGCAGCCGCACCTGCGCAGCTACACGCATCTCACGCTGAAGGACACGACGGCCGAGAACCTCGCCGGTCATGACATCGTGTTCCTCGCGCTGCCGCACGGGGCATCCGGTGCGATCGCCGCGCAGCTGCCGGCCGAGACCCTCGTGATCGACTGCGGTGCCGACCATCGCCTCGAGAGCAAGGCCGACTGGGCGGCGTTCTACGGCGGCGACTTCCACGGCGCATGGACCTACGGGGTGCCCGAGCTGCCGCGCCTGTCGGGCACGCAGCGCGACCGGCTCGCGAAGACGAAGCGCATCGCGGCGCCTGGCTGCAACGCCTCGACCGTCGCGCTGTCGCTCGCGCCCGGCATCCGTGCCGGCGTCATCGAGGCCTCCGACGTCGTGTCGGTGCTCGCGGTCGGTCCTTCGGGTGCCGGCAAGAGCCTGAAGGCGCACCTGCTCGGCTCCGAGCTCCTCGGCTCGGCGAACCCGTACTCGGTGGGCGGCGTGCACCGTCACATCCCCGAGATCCAGCAGGCGCTGCGCTGGGCGGGCGGGGGCAACCCGACCATCTCGTTCACTCCGGTGATCGTCCCGATGTCGCGCGGCATCCTCGCGACGTCGACGGCGCGCATCGTGCCCGGCACGGATGCCGCGACGGTCCGTGCGGCGTGGGAGGACGCCTACGCGGGCGAGCGCTTCGTGCAGCTGCTGCCCGAGGGCCAGTTCCCGCGCACCGCCGATGTGCTCGGTGCGAACACGGCGCTCCTCGGCCTCCAGATCGACGAGAACTCGGGCCGCGTCGTCGTGGTCGCCGCCGTCGACAACCTCGTGAAGGGCACCGCGGGTGCCGCCATCCAGTCCGCGAACATCGCACTCGGGCTCACCGAGTCGACCGGACTCCCCGTGAACGGAGTCGCCCCGTGA
- the argJ gene encoding bifunctional glutamate N-acetyltransferase/amino-acid acetyltransferase ArgJ, whose translation MTVTHPNGFEAAGIAAGIKRSGALDLALVVNRGPAQQAAVVFTSNRAQANPIIWSKQVAADGIVSAIVLNSGGANCFTGPEGFQVTHRTAEAVASGLGIAAGDVLVCSTGLIGDQLDGEVLEEGVVSAIARLSTDGGDDAARAIMTTDTKPKQVVVEGGGWSIGGIAKGAGMLAPGLATMLVVVTTDAALPSEELDIALRAATRVTFDRLDSDGCMSTNDQVTLLASGASGVTPDLAEFTAALTDACRNLALQLQADAEGASHDIAIEVVGAVTEDDAVEVGRSVARNNLFKAAIFGNDPNWGRVLAAIGTTSAPFDPYLVDVSMNGVRVCHAGRPDAPRDQVDLTPRATHVLIELHAGEASATIFTNDLTHDYVHENSAYAS comes from the coding sequence GTGACCGTCACCCATCCCAATGGATTCGAAGCGGCCGGCATCGCCGCGGGCATCAAGCGCTCCGGAGCACTCGACCTCGCGCTCGTCGTGAACCGCGGGCCCGCCCAGCAGGCAGCGGTCGTGTTCACGTCGAACCGCGCACAGGCCAACCCGATCATCTGGTCGAAGCAGGTCGCGGCCGACGGCATCGTGTCGGCGATCGTGTTGAACTCGGGCGGGGCGAACTGCTTCACCGGGCCCGAGGGCTTCCAGGTCACGCACCGCACGGCCGAGGCCGTCGCGTCCGGCCTCGGCATCGCGGCCGGCGACGTGCTCGTCTGCTCGACCGGACTCATCGGCGACCAGCTCGACGGCGAGGTGCTCGAAGAGGGCGTCGTCTCGGCGATCGCCCGTCTCTCGACCGATGGCGGCGATGACGCCGCCCGCGCGATCATGACGACCGACACGAAGCCGAAGCAGGTCGTCGTCGAGGGCGGCGGCTGGTCGATCGGCGGCATCGCGAAGGGGGCCGGCATGCTCGCGCCCGGCCTCGCGACGATGCTGGTGGTCGTGACGACGGATGCCGCGTTGCCCAGCGAGGAGCTCGACATCGCGCTCCGCGCCGCCACCCGCGTGACGTTCGACCGGCTCGACTCCGACGGCTGCATGTCGACGAACGACCAGGTCACCCTCCTCGCGAGCGGCGCATCGGGTGTCACGCCCGACCTCGCCGAGTTCACCGCGGCCCTCACCGACGCCTGCCGGAATCTCGCACTCCAGCTGCAGGCCGACGCCGAGGGCGCGAGCCATGACATCGCGATCGAGGTCGTCGGTGCGGTGACCGAAGACGACGCGGTCGAGGTCGGCCGCTCGGTCGCCCGCAACAACCTCTTCAAGGCGGCGATCTTCGGCAACGACCCCAACTGGGGCCGCGTGCTCGCGGCGATCGGCACCACGAGCGCGCCGTTCGACCCGTATCTCGTCGACGTCTCGATGAACGGGGTGCGCGTCTGCCACGCCGGACGCCCCGACGCCCCGCGCGATCAGGTCGACCTCACGCCGCGCGCGACGCACGTGCTCATCGAGCTGCACGCCGGCGAGGCATCCGCCACCATCTTCACGAACGATCTCACGCACGACTACGTGCATGAGAACAGCGCCTACGCGAGTTGA